One genomic window of Paenibacillus xylanilyticus includes the following:
- a CDS encoding HesB/IscA family protein: protein MISISETAAERLKEMLSQQETPDMFLRLGVAPGGCTGFSYAMGFDDKESDEDIYMDIHDMKVVVEKENLKYLNGLEIDFEESGMSGGFTIHNPNAVATCGCGSSFRTREEAGVPDKDC from the coding sequence ATGATTAGCATCAGCGAAACAGCTGCCGAGCGATTGAAAGAGATGCTTTCACAGCAAGAGACACCTGACATGTTCCTGCGTCTGGGCGTTGCACCGGGAGGTTGTACCGGATTTTCGTACGCCATGGGCTTTGATGATAAAGAATCCGATGAGGATATTTATATGGATATTCACGATATGAAGGTTGTAGTCGAGAAAGAAAACCTGAAATATCTGAATGGTCTTGAAATTGATTTTGAAGAGTCCGGTATGTCCGGCGGCTTCACCATCCATAATCCGAATGCGGTTGCGACTTGCGGCTGCGGATCTTCTTTCCGTACGAGAGAAGAAGCTGGGGTACCGGATAAGGATTGTTAG
- a CDS encoding acyltransferase family protein produces MKKELVPEVIWLRCLACLTVVAIHCINMTFTNYEGVLSNPSVTSLEVVKLALLFGTPTFVFISEFLLAKSYPNHIPNQFLWKRVRYILIPYITMAVVYALYSLSRSGDLTTIALLVKIVRNIVAADYIAYFIIVIFQFYVLHIIFTKYFQKISPKLMIFLCLVVNLIYLGFFNFVPPLFLIPGAEYLWNRFYWIPFPGWLFYFSVAYYGGKNHTAFREFLARYIKWFVLSSIVSFLVILSFRFSDLLPEGNSKRIDMLLYTISVIFVAFYLTSKIKQIPWIIDLVSRYSFGIYLLHLIFVQNFSEIFDGLSPWINIPLTFVLSIGVSILLTFVLHKLKIGNYFVGKIGVRFSTKTKNIQNENWVEKEVKV; encoded by the coding sequence TTGAAAAAAGAACTGGTCCCTGAAGTTATTTGGCTTAGGTGTCTTGCCTGTCTCACTGTTGTCGCCATCCATTGTATTAATATGACCTTTACAAACTATGAGGGAGTACTTTCTAACCCATCCGTAACGTCCCTAGAGGTAGTAAAACTTGCTCTCTTGTTTGGGACACCCACGTTTGTTTTTATTTCTGAATTTCTTTTGGCGAAATCATATCCTAATCACATTCCTAATCAATTCCTATGGAAACGTGTTAGGTACATCCTGATTCCCTACATAACGATGGCAGTGGTTTACGCATTATATAGTTTAAGCAGATCAGGGGACTTAACAACTATAGCCTTGCTTGTTAAAATTGTTAGAAACATTGTTGCAGCAGATTATATCGCCTACTTCATTATTGTTATTTTTCAATTCTATGTCCTGCACATCATATTTACGAAGTATTTCCAAAAGATATCACCGAAGCTCATGATTTTTCTGTGCTTAGTGGTTAATCTAATTTACCTCGGCTTCTTCAATTTTGTCCCCCCGCTTTTCTTAATCCCTGGTGCGGAGTATTTATGGAACCGTTTCTACTGGATACCTTTCCCTGGATGGTTATTTTATTTCTCGGTAGCTTACTATGGTGGTAAAAATCATACTGCTTTTCGGGAATTCCTGGCTCGATACATCAAATGGTTCGTTTTATCCTCAATTGTCAGTTTCCTTGTCATATTGAGTTTTCGTTTTTCAGATTTGTTACCTGAAGGGAACTCCAAGCGAATAGACATGTTGTTGTATACGATAAGCGTAATCTTTGTTGCCTTTTATCTTACATCCAAAATAAAACAGATACCTTGGATTATTGATCTGGTAAGCAGGTATTCCTTTGGTATCTACTTATTACATTTGATATTCGTGCAGAACTTTAGCGAGATTTTCGATGGGCTGAGTCCATGGATTAATATACCTTTAACTTTTGTTTTGAGTATTGGGGTATCCATATTGCTCACTTTTGTGCTTCATAAATTGAAGATTGGAAATTATTTTGTGGGTAAGATAGGGGTCAGGTTTAGTACGAAAACAAAAAATATACAGAATGAAAATTGGGTTGAGAAGGAAGTGAAGGTTTGA